One Nicotiana sylvestris chromosome 12, ASM39365v2, whole genome shotgun sequence genomic window carries:
- the LOC104228048 gene encoding uncharacterized protein At2g34160-like isoform X1 has translation MMEELSEGVNNMNISGGDLQKKNRIQVSNTKKPLFFYVNLAKRYMQQYNDVELSALGMAIATVVSIAEILKSNGFAVEKKIMTSTVDVKDGSRGRPVSKAKIEVLLGKSEKFDDLMAAAAERELGDGEEQS, from the exons ATGATGGAGGAGTTAAGTGAAGGAGTGAACAATATGAACATTAGCGGAGGAGACCTTCAGAAGAAGAATCGTATTCAGGTTTCTAACACCAAGAAACCCTTGTTCTTCTACGTCAATCTTGCCAAG AGGTATATGCAGCAGTACAATGACGTGGAACTTTCTGCTCTTGGGATGG CTATTGCCACGGTTGTCTCAATTGCTGAAATTCTGAAGAGCAATGGGTTTGCTGTGGAGAAGA AGATTATGACATCAACTGTTGATGTTAAGGATGGCTCAAGAGGGCGTCCCGTCTCCAAAGCCAAA ATTGAGGTATTGCTGGGAAAGAGTGAAAAATTCGATGACTTGATGGCGGCCGCGGCAGAGAGGGAACTTGGAGATGGTGAGGAGCAGAGTTAA
- the LOC104228048 gene encoding uncharacterized protein At2g34160-like isoform X2, whose amino-acid sequence MMEELSEGVNNMNISGGDLQKKNRIQVSNTKKPLFFYVNLAKRYMQQYNDVELSALGMAIATVVSIAEILKSNGFAVEKKIMTSTVDVKDGSRGRPVSKAKIEVLLGKSEKFDDLMAAAAERELGDGV is encoded by the exons ATGATGGAGGAGTTAAGTGAAGGAGTGAACAATATGAACATTAGCGGAGGAGACCTTCAGAAGAAGAATCGTATTCAGGTTTCTAACACCAAGAAACCCTTGTTCTTCTACGTCAATCTTGCCAAG AGGTATATGCAGCAGTACAATGACGTGGAACTTTCTGCTCTTGGGATGG CTATTGCCACGGTTGTCTCAATTGCTGAAATTCTGAAGAGCAATGGGTTTGCTGTGGAGAAGA AGATTATGACATCAACTGTTGATGTTAAGGATGGCTCAAGAGGGCGTCCCGTCTCCAAAGCCAAA ATTGAGGTATTGCTGGGAAAGAGTGAAAAATTCGATGACTTGATGGCGGCCGCGGCAGAGAGGGAACTTGGAGATG GAGTATAG
- the LOC104228047 gene encoding uncharacterized protein isoform X1, producing MDLNGKSSPQDNVDSKGAFRKLSNDAANRKYRRRSPVGGGSSSSDGSPARQRSSSPIPSRKDEWRHKDDDLDRNSSRQGRIGESHRQSDRQSSRSSRSHHRNEDYSRHDRHTDDDDRGYSKLSSHSHRDSRVNDYSNNSRRDNDHRSRVCPRDIDKHYRGRYDDSGHRSKDRERETSSFKDRDPSFDRVGSGRRYNNSSIDDSRYRERDRYKECRDSRDEKGDRRSDHKSDNLPAYEDSRSNRNESNSRKDSSRHRLKEAPQFDEMVLDSEKYTKEEKKKYEDRDQYKERSYYRETKEKFEDRNVEFGKGRESPAKKSKFSGMDRSSEQGIDGMDPASAVDGKLSSSSKQGQGPNSELALEQGVKDSDIDAAKVAAMKAAELVNRNLIGTGIMTADQKKKLLWGNKKTTTDTEESTHRWDTSLFGDRERQEKFKKLMSLRLPWYIWPIVGCERRREDREQTSHPRRREAKGAPDGFGEAIYCWTSPKRWPYSWTRALRFCLNHLCTFTRPAVVVLCYFALLELHVLRLIKLCILKSPVFCELWIVLVNNLPS from the exons ATGGActtaaatgggaaaagttcaccGCAAGATAATGTTGATTCGAAGGGGGCATTCCGTAAGCTCTCCAATGATGCAGCTAACAGGAAATACAGGCGTCGCTCTCCTGTTGGTGGTGGTTCCTCATCGTCTGACG GGAGCCCTGCCCGCCAGAGGAGCTCTAGTCCTATCCCATCAAGGAAGGATGAATGGCGACATAAGGATGATGATTTAGATAGGAATTCCAGTAGACAGGGTCGCATAGGTGAATCTCACAGGCAGTCTGATCGACAATCTTCTAGGAGTTCTCGCAGTCACCACAGGAACGAGGATTATTCCAGGCATGACAGGCATACTGATGATGATGATAGAGGATATTCAAAGCTATCCTCTCATTCTCATCGTGACTCTAGAGTGAATGATTATTCTAATAACTCCAGGCGAGATAATGATCATAGATCAAGAGTCTGCCCACGTGACATTGACAAACACTACCGAGGTAGGTATGATGATTCAGGGCATAGAAGCAAGGACCGGGAGAGAGAAACTTCATCATTCAAAGACAGAGATCCATCATTTGATAGAGTAGGATCAGGTAGGCGTTATAATAACTCTAGCATTGACGATAGTAGATACAGGGAAAGGGATAGGTATAAGGAGTGTAGAGACAGCCGAGATGAGAAGGGGGACCGTAGGAGCGATCACAAAAGTGATAATTTACCTGCTTATGAGGACTCTAGAAGCAACCGAAATGAGTCAAATTCAAGAAAAGACAGTTCTAGGCATCGGCTGAAGGAAGCTCCACAATTTGATGAAATGGTGTTGGATAGTGAGAAATACACtaaagaggaaaagaagaaataTGAAGACCGTGATCAGTACAAGGAGAGAAGCTACTACAGAGAAACAAAGGAGAAATTTGAAGACAGAAATGTTGAGTTTGGTAAAGGGCGAGAGTCTCCAGCTAAGAAGTCAAAGTTCTCAGGCATGGACCGGAGTTCAGAGCAGGGAATAGATG GTATGGATCCAGCAAGCGCGGTTGATGGAAAACTTTCTTCGAGTTCAAAACAAGGTCAAGGTCCAAACAGTGAATTGGCCTTGGAGCAGGGCGTGAAAGACTCTGATATAGATGCTGCAAAAGTTGCTGCAATGAAGGCTGCTGAACTAG TTAATAGAAACCTTATTGGAACGGGTATCATGACTgctgaccaaaagaagaagctgCTGTGGGGAAACAAGAAAACCACCACTGATACTGAAGAG TCCACTCATCGTTGGGATACATCACTATTTGGTGATCGCGAGCGACAAGAAAAATTCAAGAAACTCATG AGTCTGAGGTTGCCTTGGTACATATGGCCAATTGTAGGGTGTGAAAGGCGACGTGAAGACAGAGAACAAACCAGTCATCCACGACGCAGAGAAGCAAAGGGAGCTCCAGATGGATTTGGAGAAGCAATATACTGCTGGACTTCGCCGAAGAGATGGCCGTACAGTTGGACTAGGGCTCTAAGGTTTTGCCTGAATCATCTTTGTACTTTTACAAGGCCCGCTGTGGTTGTGTTGTGTTATTTTGCCCTTCTGGAGCTGCATGTATTACGTCTTATTAAACTATGTATCCTGAAATCTCCGGTATTTTGTGAATTATGGATTGTATTGGTCAATAACTTGCCGAGTTAA
- the LOC104228047 gene encoding uncharacterized protein isoform X2, giving the protein MDLNGKSSPQDNVDSKGAFRKLSNDAANRKYRRRSPVGGGSSSSDGSPARQRSSSPIPSRKDEWRHKDDDLDRNSSRQGRIGESHRQSDRQSSRSSRSHHRNEDYSRHDRHTDDDDRGYSKLSSHSHRDSRVNDYSNNSRRDNDHRSRVCPRDIDKHYRGRYDDSGHRSKDRERETSSFKDRDPSFDRVGSGRRYNNSSIDDSRYRERDRYKECRDSRDEKGDRRSDHKSDNLPAYEDSRSNRNESNSRKDSSRHRLKEAPQFDEMVLDSEKYTKEEKKKYEDRDQYKERSYYRETKEKFEDRNVEFGKGRESPAKKSKFSGMDRSSEQGIDGMDPASAVDGKLSSSSKQGQGPNSELALEQGVKDSDIDAAKVAAMKAAELVNRNLIGTGIMTADQKKKLLWGNKKTTTDTEESTHRWDTSLFGDRERQEKFKKLMGVKGDVKTENKPVIHDAEKQRELQMDLEKQYTAGLRRRDGRTVGLGL; this is encoded by the exons ATGGActtaaatgggaaaagttcaccGCAAGATAATGTTGATTCGAAGGGGGCATTCCGTAAGCTCTCCAATGATGCAGCTAACAGGAAATACAGGCGTCGCTCTCCTGTTGGTGGTGGTTCCTCATCGTCTGACG GGAGCCCTGCCCGCCAGAGGAGCTCTAGTCCTATCCCATCAAGGAAGGATGAATGGCGACATAAGGATGATGATTTAGATAGGAATTCCAGTAGACAGGGTCGCATAGGTGAATCTCACAGGCAGTCTGATCGACAATCTTCTAGGAGTTCTCGCAGTCACCACAGGAACGAGGATTATTCCAGGCATGACAGGCATACTGATGATGATGATAGAGGATATTCAAAGCTATCCTCTCATTCTCATCGTGACTCTAGAGTGAATGATTATTCTAATAACTCCAGGCGAGATAATGATCATAGATCAAGAGTCTGCCCACGTGACATTGACAAACACTACCGAGGTAGGTATGATGATTCAGGGCATAGAAGCAAGGACCGGGAGAGAGAAACTTCATCATTCAAAGACAGAGATCCATCATTTGATAGAGTAGGATCAGGTAGGCGTTATAATAACTCTAGCATTGACGATAGTAGATACAGGGAAAGGGATAGGTATAAGGAGTGTAGAGACAGCCGAGATGAGAAGGGGGACCGTAGGAGCGATCACAAAAGTGATAATTTACCTGCTTATGAGGACTCTAGAAGCAACCGAAATGAGTCAAATTCAAGAAAAGACAGTTCTAGGCATCGGCTGAAGGAAGCTCCACAATTTGATGAAATGGTGTTGGATAGTGAGAAATACACtaaagaggaaaagaagaaataTGAAGACCGTGATCAGTACAAGGAGAGAAGCTACTACAGAGAAACAAAGGAGAAATTTGAAGACAGAAATGTTGAGTTTGGTAAAGGGCGAGAGTCTCCAGCTAAGAAGTCAAAGTTCTCAGGCATGGACCGGAGTTCAGAGCAGGGAATAGATG GTATGGATCCAGCAAGCGCGGTTGATGGAAAACTTTCTTCGAGTTCAAAACAAGGTCAAGGTCCAAACAGTGAATTGGCCTTGGAGCAGGGCGTGAAAGACTCTGATATAGATGCTGCAAAAGTTGCTGCAATGAAGGCTGCTGAACTAG TTAATAGAAACCTTATTGGAACGGGTATCATGACTgctgaccaaaagaagaagctgCTGTGGGGAAACAAGAAAACCACCACTGATACTGAAGAG TCCACTCATCGTTGGGATACATCACTATTTGGTGATCGCGAGCGACAAGAAAAATTCAAGAAACTCATG GGTGTGAAAGGCGACGTGAAGACAGAGAACAAACCAGTCATCCACGACGCAGAGAAGCAAAGGGAGCTCCAGATGGATTTGGAGAAGCAATATACTGCTGGACTTCGCCGAAGAGATGGCCGTACAGTTGGACTAGGGCTCTAA